One genomic window of Nitrosomonas sp. Is35 includes the following:
- a CDS encoding DedA family protein yields MFLIDFILHIDKHLQQLASEYGLWIYGILFLIVFCETGLVVLPLLPGDSLLFAAGSLASLEGSQLNPHVLFAGLSLAGILGDSVNYWIGKTVGAKVFASQKSRFFKREYLEKTQAFYLKHGTKTIIIARFIPIIRTFAPFVAGIGTMPYRTFIVYNIVGAVLWVGTFVYAGFYFGQLPMVQQNFKLIILAIIILSITPPVIEYLKHRYKKQ; encoded by the coding sequence ATGTTTCTTATTGATTTCATTCTTCATATCGACAAGCATTTGCAACAGCTTGCTTCAGAATACGGGTTGTGGATTTATGGCATTCTTTTCCTGATCGTGTTTTGCGAGACCGGACTCGTTGTGTTGCCGCTTCTGCCGGGCGATTCCCTGTTATTCGCGGCCGGTTCTCTGGCATCGCTGGAAGGTTCTCAGCTTAATCCGCATGTCTTATTTGCTGGCTTGAGTTTGGCCGGTATTCTAGGGGATTCTGTGAATTATTGGATAGGCAAAACGGTGGGAGCAAAAGTATTTGCTTCGCAGAAATCCCGCTTTTTCAAACGGGAATATCTCGAAAAAACCCAAGCCTTTTATCTGAAACATGGCACAAAAACCATCATCATCGCACGCTTTATTCCCATCATCCGTACCTTTGCGCCCTTTGTTGCGGGTATCGGCACGATGCCTTACCGCACCTTTATTGTATATAACATAGTGGGCGCCGTGCTATGGGTCGGAACATTTGTTTATGCCGGATTTTATTTTGGGCAGCTGCCGATGGTGCAGCAAAATTTCAAACTCATCATTCTAGCGATCATCATTCTATCGATAACGCCGCCGGTGATTGAGTATCTCAAGCACCGCTACAAAAAACAGTAA